The sequence below is a genomic window from Nicotiana tomentosiformis chromosome 6, ASM39032v3, whole genome shotgun sequence.
gttatttaaaataacaagggtcatgaattgataaaattcTTATCGTTTTAcatcaaatattggtgcattatttttataaagtttgtcctaagaacttaagttagagagagtctatgacacttattgagtactgaTGTGGTGTACTCCTTAGGGGGCCCCTCTCCAGGGCCCTGCTTAAtttacatgtttcaggatgatgtatgatacgtggcatgcagtcaagctaggatgactctctttctgaggtattatgaagcaccacttttatttcgtggtagctatcatgttcttccttattttattttgttggaattactaCAACTGTTGGTTCTATTTTTTAGTATAAAGGCTCTATAGATAGTTGTGAAATGTTGTAGTAACGGGGTTGTACAAGACATtcatgaaaatatatttattttacctagtcttattgttattatcatgaaaggcgccatgtgtgattttgaattggaaaatattttatcatttaacttgaaaatgtatatgactttcaaggagcttccgcagttaaattggttttcatgcatatgatttaggtgcatcacatggtttggttcaCATGGGTAGGGTAGTGTGACGGGTGCCGGTcacgtgattttgggtcgtgacagctggtACTTTATTTGGACTTGTGCACCAgccttctttttgttttcttcttctccgagctcggagaactcgATAGGTAAGTCCTTGCTGTCGGCTGGAGGCCTCAGTTCgacatccttggataaacctgcGAAAAGAAGTAAATGGAGTAAGGACTTAATGATAAAAGAGGAATCTAAATGTTACATACTCAGGAAAGAAGtccaccatgggaacgggcctcccaacgacccttcgagagcttgcgccatgagcgctcggagtaAGGCATCTGTGATACGATGCCctcaacccactccttgagtcgagggacaaCATTCGAGACCCGAGCGATGGCTGCACAACCACAAAACACCGATAAGAAAGAAGGAAATAAGTATAAAATTGATTTTCGGAAATAAAATTGTACTTACGTGATGGAtttcacttctcggggaatggcatgCGCTCAACTAGGATCAGGTCCGAAATCCTCACTCATACAAAACAACCTTGCCAACCCCGATCCCGATGTTCATTAATACTCGAGAACGGAGCCTTACTGGCCCAGTGaacgagctttatcagtccccatTGGAAGATTCAGGGATTGTACAAGCGTGGAAGATGGTTGGCGGTGAATGAGCAGCCATCGATTCTGCTCACGAAGAACCAGAGGAGGATCGCGATCCTCCCAAGTGAAGGATGAATCTGATTGAGGCATACCTCGTACCACTTGTAGAATTCAACGATGACCGAGTCCATCGGGCCCAATGTAAAGGTATAAATGCAAACACTTTggtatccctcgacatgggtggtgATAGTTTTATCGGGGTCAGGGATCACTATGCCCTTAACGGCTAGTTACAGTCTTTTAGGACCATAGGGAGGACTTCTTCAGTGatcgagcatatgtatctcgagacctcctcacaccggcctTGTACGGAGGAAagtttttcaaccttgaaattgGCGGTTATCGAGCATCATccgaggatgaacattttcaaagggggGTCCGGTACTGGTTCATCGACGACAATATGCGAAATAGTTTTTTCGGACTCAGTAGCCGACCGCGAAGTAGAAGgtgtttctttttggggaacgatttttgaagtctttaccatttctttaaaaaatgaaagaaaatttgAGGAAGAGAGGAAGTTGAAGGAGTGTACTTGTTGGCTTGAGGTGGAGATGTACAAAAGTTCTTGCAAAGGGTCTCAAATAAACCAGAGTATAATTGCTGGGAAATATTTAAATTTCAAAGATATGAGGGTAGAAGATTTgaatgtaaagttaaaatgaacaaaggtagaggtatttatagtatttcagCGGCGGTTCGCATCCAGGAATGACCGACCGAcgactgacatgcatttaatgccattaaaacTTGTCTGACGAGACGTTTCAtttgttttgtcatttctgtcacggggtatcgaagtaagaatcggaagctcgtgttgtttctcgtcgtctactctccgaaaaattgAAGGGACTATCTTTATATGAtcaaaatcgagctcgcctacgacatggTAGGTCAGACTCGAAACATGACAATAAAtgactgaagatcgaccccaagtcccaccGGGCTAGAATCTGGGGGCAGAatgcctgccttcgagaatatcgaggccgTGATCCCGGAATCGATCCTAGCCTCAAACGAGCTCGAAGAAATATTATTAGCATAGCCAACAGAATACCggaatatccgtgaccggtcggatattacgaCGAGAATCTCAGCatgtatcaataaggaaccgacaatcagtAATGTATTTTATTTGGCTGGAACATGTCATCTCTGGTGAACTTtattctcttctttgctattgagtcacacacaatgatacaaatacattgcATTATGTACAAATATACTCAAATTTGAGTGTACAACCACACCTCTCTATAACGACATCTGTAtataacaaccattcactataaaaacCAATTTTTTCTCGGAATCGATTTTTATCTTATGTTATAGTATATGTCCTCTATAACAGCACTTCACTATAACAcccaaaaaatatcggaacaaacgaggttgttatagagaagtttgactatattttataattttcaatgcaaatacagtttatgtttttgtattttcgcatgtatttatgtattttgaaGTTTTTTTTGTGGCAGATCCCTATTTTTGtgaatttttgttgtttgaatacaacCAAATCAAATTTAGTAAATTGAATATAGTGTAAAAGCAGTTACAAATGAATGCATTGAATTGAATACAACCAAATAATAatgtttttttgattttttgttgtttgaatataATCGAATTGAATACACTGAAATTGAATACAATATAAAATAGTTAAGAATAAATATAACTGAATTGAATATAGTGTATACATCCGAATTGAATACAACGACATACATCCCATGACAAGCAATTAGTAGCTACGGTATGTAATTAGCTAATTATAGCTACGCCGAGCAATAAGTCTCCAAACAATAGTTATTTATGAAAGTGTCTATTGTTTTAATCTATTTTGCCTCCACTAGCGGTATGCATGCTCCTTTTGTAAGCCCAAAAGCAAATAATAGCGATTAGCGCCCCAAGCTGTCCAATTACATGATTCATAATTTCAAGACCCATTTACACAGCTCAACGGCCCATTTAAACGCCGTAGTTTTTGGAACCATAATAGAATTGCTTAATTCACATTTCCCCCCCCTACACTTTGCTTTCTCCAACACGTTCACAAACCCTAGCACTAGTTTAGCCGATCGCCGTGCAGTTTCCCGGTTCGCCTTGCCGGAGCAGTACAGCCGTTCGCTGGTTTGTTGCATTCTCTCTCTCAGTATATATACATACTTACATATATTATCTCTCTCTACATATACACACATAGATATACCCATAGGTTTCTGTTCTATTGACTTGTGAGAGTGCAATTACCTAATCAGGGGAAATTTACATGTTTTCTTAAGATAAATTTTATTCTCAAAATTTGTTTTGATGATAGAATGTATCGTATTTCGTATCCTTTGAATTCGCACCAACTGAATTATGAACTATCAGGATAGAGCTTAGAAGTGGCGACATGATGAAAATTGGGTTAATAGCACTTTTGGTCCATCAATTAATGACAAGTTCTAATTTTAGTCTGTATTATATCTTACTAAACACATGTAACCTTCAATTAATTGAAATGTGCGCATTTCATCCTTTTGCTCGTGAATATTCACAAATTACCAGAATTAGTGACCACTACACCATTTAATTACTCATGTGTTACAGTAAGTTAGTACTGTTACTTCATATTTGAGGGTAATATAGTTCTAAAAATAGTCTAAATATAACATATATTTCACAAAAAGGGACCAAAAACACACATTTTTAACTAATTGAAGGTTAAATGGATTCAGTCATATATCACAAGGATCAAAATCAGAATTTATCAATAACCGAGGGACTTAAAAGTGCTATTAATCCATGTGTGTTTTAGTTGGTCTTAGGTAAGTTTGTGGTCCTTACACATTTTAGCTTAATTTTCAGGTGTTCTACTCTAAATCATCTATGGACTCCCATGAAAATGGGCGCAGTCAGCTCACGCCTAGTCGTACTGGTGGTGAGAACGAAACAGCCGGTGTGGATAATGGAGAAGAAGAGAGGAGGAGAAGATCAAGCTCTAAGGTATGATGAGTTTTTTGATAATTACTTCCTCCGTCTCGTGAAGTAGGAGTAGAGACCTAGCTTTCATGTGTCTGTTAAAAGTAATGCTATACCTTTAGTCCTTGAGACTCGGATAGGTGGGACACATCTTGTATCATCATCAGCCtagcaatggttgaatcagtCTCAGTCACCACACAGATTTCAGCAGCTAACTGAATAGCCGTTATCTCTGACTTCTTATGTTGAAGCAGTGTTTTGGAGAGCGAGAAGCGGAAAAAAGCAACGAGGCCTCGCTTCACCTTAAGCGAGAAGCGTAAAGCGAAGCGCGTTTTTTTCCCCATGTGAaacgcaacaacaacaacaaacccagtgcaATCCCACACGTGGGGTCAGAAACGCTAGAAGGAGGGCTTGAACCTCCGACCTTGTGGTTAACAACCACAcgctctaaccaactgagctaTTCCAGCTTCTTCATGTGAAAAGCAatttaatacaaaaataaaaaaaaatattaaatatgcaTAGATAAATGGCCAAGAACTCAATAAAAATAACATATTAAGCAAATCTTTACATTCTTAAATTAAGAAGTAAATAATAGATACCAGGACTAGATAGTCAATAATCCTCATAAGTCATAACATATTAAGCAAATGCAAAACCAAATCACAAAGGGAGCATACTATTCATCAACAAGATCTACAAACTCTTAGAAGTGTCATCGCatttgagaagaaaaaaaaacctaGAGCAGAACAAAGAAAAAAGAAGGGCAGAACATAGAAAATAACTGCTGCTAGTcgaagaataaaaaaaaatagaaaacaagAAGAGAAAAAAGAGACGAAGAGAAAAGAGAAGAGGAGTCGAGAGGAAACAGGTAAAGTAGGGAAGAGAAGAggaggaagagaagagaagagaaaacTTACCTTGAAAGAAGTCGCAACACTCAAGAGAAGAGGAAGAGATGTTTAAAATAAAACCCTAGGCATTCGTCGACCTCGCTTAAGCTAGTTTTTTTCGCTTTTCTCGCTCACCTCGCTTTTGGGCCTGAAGTGTGCGCTTTTTAACCCATGCCTCGGTTTAGGGCATAAAAGCGCAAGGGTTGCGCCTCGTTAAGCGAGAAGCGCTCACTTTTAATAACACCGTGTTGAGGTAGGTCGTAGAGATCTATCAGGGCTATCTTTAGCATAATTAGCATGGTTGATTGTAGAATAGCGTGACGGCCAAAGGTAAATAGTTTGATTTGCACGAAGTTTACGAAAGAAatgaagacttttaaaacttgtggtttTCAACATGCCATAAGATTTGTACTTCTTGTATCTTCTTGATGCCATCTATTGAAATcactttatcaaaaaaaaaaaaaaaacgccATAAGACTTGTGTGGTTATGTAACTTCTCATTAATGATAGAATGGAGGTTTATTAGAttgttttcaaatataaaaatatatcattcTCTTTGGAACATACTAATAAAGAAATAATGTCGCATAAACCGGAACAACAGTAGTAGTTATTTTTAGTCATATTCTATATATATTTATGGAGTAGAAGATCAAGCTCTAAGGTATGATGAAATTTGTGGCTATTCAATGCTATTATGGTCAACTTTTAATGAAATTGCAACTTTTGGAACTGTTTTTATTTAGCGTATATTTTAATCTTAGGCAAGACTTGTCAAAGGAAACATTTGATTTTGGTTGGGTTATAGTCCGTCGACTTTTTTAATGCGTATTGCTCCAACATATTTTTTAAAGCTTCTTCTTTTGATTATATGTAGGAAGAGGCTAACAATTGAGTAGAAAATTATCCTTAGCATGTGATTAATTGTTTACCTTGTGATGACCTTGTGTTATAGTATCTCTTTTTCAAAATTAAGTTTGACAATGTGGAGCTAGGATTAAGTTCCTCCTATCCTCACCCCTGGTGGGCACACCTGGCCTCAAAATGGCATTTGTTTTTGTTTATGGTCAAGACCATGCAGAAGGGGACAGCAAATTAATGTTCTTTTGGTCATGTTAATAGTTCTACGAGGCGAATCAGTTTGGTATCTGTGAGTCATTTGAAACCTGGTTAGTTTTATCAATCTTATATTGGATAAATGGGTGCAAGGTGAACGCTGGTTGATGGGTTTTATCCTTAGTAGAACAGCACATCATGGAAATGAATACTTTGCAGAGCAAATGTAAGAATTGGGGTTTTATATAGGTCAGTCATTGCAGGTTCCTTCTGATTTTAGTGAAATATTGGATTCACTAGAATATCTTCTTTGCATATGTAGGTTTCGTTTTATGATTGTTCTTTCAGGTGGAGTTGTTAATTTATAATTTCCTGCAGAAATAAATCAGAGTTGTGTAGTCGGATGCTACAAAATTATGCTTTTCATATGTTTAACATCTGGTTGTTACTTGCTCCCCTTTATTGCTTCTGTTTTTGATTAACATTTCCAATGATTTTACATCTTTCAGCACAGCTCCCGTGATTATGAAAATGAAAGGGAGTCGTCAAGAAGCAGGGACAGGGAGAGGGACAAAGGACATGATAAGGATAGAGATAGGAGCAGAGACAAGGAAAGGGATCGGGATCGTCGCCACAGAGATCGAAGTGAGAGGCGTAGGACTAGAGATAGAGATGATGATGCTACCATTTCTGATGGTCCTGAGGGCCAGGAATACTGGTAATCATTTGCTCATTTTAATCAGTTGTGGTAGAATTGCTGATATATGTGCCATCGCATTGGTTGTTTTGCACTTCTGTTTTTCACTTACTTCTGGTTGGAGACAAGCCATGCATTCATGTCTGTGTGATTTATTTGTTGGTGCAGGCAGAAAGATTATGATAGAGATAGAGATGAGAGGTATAGACATAGGTCAAAATCTTTTGAGAGAGAGCGAGAGGAAGGTCATAGACACAGGTCCAAATCGTACGACAAGGATAGAGAGGAAAGAGATAGACACAGGTCAAAATCCTATGACAAAGATAGAGAGGAAAGGCGTGGACACAGATCTCACTCAAGAGGAAAATCTGGTCATAGATCAAAATCACGTTCTCGCTCTCGTTCACGCTCCAAAAGGTAAGTTCTCTGCTGTCTATGAAAAACTGATAATTGGCAGTCCTTTGGGATTGCTCTCTATTGCATAGACTATGGTACTTTTTTTCTTTGGTTATGTTGAGGAATGTCAGAATTGCACTTATGCTGGTCCGGGTCATTTTATTTTTAGTCGAgcccaacttgtttgggattgaggcgtagtagtagtagtagtagctgTTAATCCGGAAATTGTTTGTCTGATTTCAGCTATGAGTGCAATTATGGTTCCCGTAGAATAATCAGTTTCATGCATGTAATATTAGTTCCTCCATTAGCATTGATCTTTTTACTCAGCAGATTGAGCTAAAATATCCTCACTCTTCTGTTAGGTAACTAGTTTGAGAAATGGGACACTCCCTTTGGCGAGGGGTGGTGAGGGTAGAAGAGATTGGTTATGATGGTTATTATAAAAGGACAATTAAATAACCTAAGATCTTGGAGCACCGAGGGTGTGTAAGTCGATGAAGTTGAAACAAAGACAACGGATGACTGGGATTCAAATCTGAACAGATAattttttttgttgatttctCTCCATCGATCTAAGCCATGTTAGCCATAGTTACCGGTACCTGTATTATTGGAAGGATGCAGGTACCTAAATAGTGGAGGTGCGTCAAGCTAGCTCTGTCGTACATTAGAAAAAATGAGTTAGTACCTAGTAGCTTGGATGAATTGAAAGAGACTCAGTTGGGGACGGAAATTGTAGATATAACATTACTAGTTATGTTGGTGAAGATAATATAATTTCGTTGGTGAAGATAATTTAATTgttcattctttttctttttaacaaTACTAGTAATACTATAGGTTTcttcattctttctttttttttgggggggggggaggggaggggagtcAGTTACTGTGGTTCCTTTATTGAAAGGTTTGTATTAGCATGTCTCTAACTGTTCGTACTGATTATGCTTGCAGCAAAAGGATCAGCGGGTTTGACATGGCACCTCCTACTTCTGCTCTGTTACCTAGTGCTCCTGCTGTTACAGGTACTTACTGATTTCTTTTATATAGGCAACATTTTGGTAACTgttactttttttcttttggatgTAGTGTGGAAAGTTCTTATCAAAATTCATGGTTTCATTTTGGTATGTTGCTAGATTGGATGCTCACATTTATTTCAATTGTTTGACTGTTCATATTCTATTTCAATTGTTTACTTGGTGAAATAACCCTGAGACtgagaagattttttttttttgttgtcttTGGTGTTGTTTTTTTGTTTAGTATGTCTTATCTTATGTTCTAAGAAGGCAACGTTGGGCTAGTAGCCCCACTGTGCTGACAATGGGCGTGAGCCAACCGCTCTAGCTTTTATGTTCAAGGAAGACAATAAAAGGTCTCACTCATCTTCAACCAGGGTTTTTGTTATTTGGTAGCTTTCAAGTAATTTCTCCAATAcctgaatatattgtgaattactTTTGTAATATTTACCGAAGATTATTTTGAGGAAACCTAAAAATTGTTCTAATTTTAGCAGCCGAAGTAAACAGATTTATGTGTTTAAAGGTCCTTCTCATTGATAAACAAAGAAAATATCCTCATTTTATCCCTATAAGATGCTCCTGCAGGTCAACTTCCTGCCACTGCCCCAGCTATGCCAGGAATTTTTCCTAACATGTTCCCTTTGGCATCTGCACAGGTATTTTCTCCCTTTTGAAAGTGGGAACAATATTTTGTTCTTATTTTTTGAATGATTTTAAAACTTCTCTCTGTTTGTGGCAGCTTGGAGCTATTCCTGTTATGCCAGTCCAGGCAATGACTCAGCAGGTCTTAGTTGTCTCCTTAACCTCTTCATTTTGTTCAATGTTCCATTAGTAGCTCTTTGTCTGCTTCAATTAGATGCTCTAATTAATATGACGAGATTTCAAAATGGTCACTTAAAAGATGAAATTACAGCATTTGTCTTGAGTTTTTCTGGATGCTCTGCAACAGGATCTTGTTCTTTCCGTCTTATCTAATTTTAGAAAAATTATAATGTCATGCTTTCTAAATTCTCAAATTTGGCCTACAGTTCGAGGTTGAAGGGTAATTTCAATAGACTTGAGGAAATATTTTAGCATCAGAATTTCTGGTggaattctttttttaaaaaaattggtgATTTTCTGAGAGTGCTTATTTCTCAGGCAACTAGACATGCAAGGCGAGTTTATGTGGGTGGACTTCCTCCGAGTGCAAATGAACAGGTAATTTTTCTTCATCCTATTTAGTTCAGATGTTTTGATTATTTTACTTATATATTCAGAAAATTTGGTAGTCAAAGAGTTACCTTAGTTCGTTAGTCTGCTGGTGGTTTTCGTATATATTTGACTCAATTCCATCATTAGTCATCCCTTCTTCATAACTTATTTGAATCTATCATTTTCTTGGCATGGATGGGGGTGGCTTGAATGTCATGGGCTACAGACCTGCTTTCATTTTCAATCGAATCGCTCTTGCAGCTTCAGCTTAGTTTTAGCTCACTTTTTCTGTCTATATTTTCCCTAGACGATACCAGTGTCTAATTCGAGAAATTGCTTCAGTTATCAGCTGAAACAATGACTTAGAAATTCATGTGAAACTTGACATCATGATTCAAGCATTCTCTGGATAAGCATCTAGAATGCCACTTCATTAACTTCTCCATTTTTTCCTAGCCTTTCTAGCCTTTTAATGAGCCTTGAGAGATGCATTTAAGTCATTTACTGAGAAATATTGAATCTTTACAGTGCCAAAATGTTCACCAACAAACACAAAGGGCCTCATTTGTATAGGCAAATGAACTAAGGAATATATATAGGTGTATGCCCGAGGAATATACTAGCTATGGGAGAAGGAAACCTTTTTTTATCTTGAAAAAGATGAGAGgaaacacatataaaaattataGAGATGGTAGAAATTATACTTTATATGGGGTCCTTCAAATTTGGGTTTGGCTTATTTCTAACATTAGTCTATTCTTATGTTGAAAGTTTTGTGACTTCTTTTGTCTTCTATAAAGAGAAGAATTATTTCTAGAACTAGTAAACCACTAGTTCAATAAATTTTGAACTTACAAATGAGATGTATTTTACTTATTTGGGCTATAATCTGTCTTCTGATAATATTTTATTGTTGTGCAGTCAGTGGCTACCTACTTTAATCATGTTATGTCGGCAATTGGTGGAAACACTGCTGGTCCAGGTTAGTCAAATTGAACTGTCTTCAGGTCTTAACGCAACTATGCCATACCTATAATGCTTTAATTTTTCACTGTGTTTTCCAGGAGATGCTGTTGTTAATGTTTATATAAACCATGAGAAAAAGTTTGCTTTCGTTGAGATGAGATCCGTGGAGGAGGCCAGCAATGCCATGGCCTTAGATGGCATTATCTTTGAGGTAATCTTCCTTTCTAGTTTAGGGATCAGTTTGTTGGCTTCTGAATCACCTGCAAAGAGAGTATGTGAAAGGTTGGCCTGGATTCACGTATAGGCTGGTATTTGTTAAAATTTTTACCTTCATCTGAGGCATGTATTTAATGCTGGTGGTCTTATTTCTTCTTTGTATTGGTTTTTTTTTCTGCTGGCTCCTTTTACTTTATAGTGGTTAATTCTTTTGCATATGTAGGACTTGTTTTGTAAGTATTATCAGCCTTGGACTATATTTAGTTCACATTGGA
It includes:
- the LOC104104596 gene encoding splicing factor U2af large subunit A-like isoform X3 translates to MDSHENGRSQLTPSRTGGENETAGVDNGEEERRRRSSSKHSSRDYENERESSRSRDRERDKGHDKDRDRSRDKERDRDRRHRDRSERRRTRDRDDDATISDGPEGQEYWQKDYDRDRDERYRHRSKSFEREREEGHRHRSKSYDKDREERDRHRSKSYDKDREERRGHRSHSRGKSGHRSKSRSRSRSRSKSKRISGFDMAPPTSALLPSAPAVTGQLPATAPAMPGIFPNMFPLASAQLGAIPVMPVQAMTQQATRHARRVYVGGLPPSANEQSVATYFNHVMSAIGGNTAGPGDAVVNVYINHEKKFAFVEMRSVEEASNAMALDGIIFEGTQVKVRRPTDYNPSLAATLGPSQPNPNLNLAAVGLSPGSTGGLEGPDRIFVGGLPYYFTEAQIRELLESFGPLRGFNLVKDKETGNSKGYAFCVYSDVSVTDIACAALNGIKMGDKTLTVRRASQGTLQPKPEQESILMHAQQQIALQRLMLQPGGPPTKVLCLTNVVSADELKDDEDYEDIVEDMRTECGKFGNLVNLAIPRPRPDGEPTPGVGKVFLEYTDVEGSSRAQQGLNGRKFGGNPVVAVFYSENKFSEADYEG
- the LOC104104596 gene encoding splicing factor U2af large subunit A-like isoform X2, whose protein sequence is MDSHENGRSQLTPSRTGGENETAGVDNGEEERRRRSSSKHSSRDYENERESSRSRDRERDKGHDKDRDRSRDKERDRDRRHRDRSERRRTRDRDDDATISDGPEGQEYWQKDYDRDRDERYRHRSKSFEREREEGHRHRSKSYDKDREERDRHRSKSYDKDREERRGHRSHSRGKSGHRSKSRSRSRSRSKSKRISGFDMAPPTSALLPSAPAVTDAPAGQLPATAPAMPGIFPNMFPLASAQLGAIPVMPVQAMTQQATRHARRVYVGGLPPSANEQSVATYFNHVMSAIGGNTAGPGDAVVNVYINHEKKFAFVEMRSVEEASNAMALDGIIFEGTQVKVRRPTDYNPSLAATLGPSQPNPNLNLAAVGLSPGSTGGLEGPDRIFVGGLPYYFTEAQIRELLESFGPLRGFNLVKDKETGNSKGYAFCVYSDVSVTDIACAALNGIKMGDKTLTVRRASQGTLQPKPEQESILMHAQQQIALQRLMLQPGGPPTKVLCLTNVVSADELKDDEDYEDIVEDMRTECGNLVNLAIPRPRPDGEPTPGVGKVFLEYTDVEGSSRAQQGLNGRKFGGNPVVAVFYSENKFSEADYEG
- the LOC104104596 gene encoding splicing factor U2af large subunit A-like isoform X1 yields the protein MDSHENGRSQLTPSRTGGENETAGVDNGEEERRRRSSSKHSSRDYENERESSRSRDRERDKGHDKDRDRSRDKERDRDRRHRDRSERRRTRDRDDDATISDGPEGQEYWQKDYDRDRDERYRHRSKSFEREREEGHRHRSKSYDKDREERDRHRSKSYDKDREERRGHRSHSRGKSGHRSKSRSRSRSRSKSKRISGFDMAPPTSALLPSAPAVTDAPAGQLPATAPAMPGIFPNMFPLASAQLGAIPVMPVQAMTQQATRHARRVYVGGLPPSANEQSVATYFNHVMSAIGGNTAGPGDAVVNVYINHEKKFAFVEMRSVEEASNAMALDGIIFEGTQVKVRRPTDYNPSLAATLGPSQPNPNLNLAAVGLSPGSTGGLEGPDRIFVGGLPYYFTEAQIRELLESFGPLRGFNLVKDKETGNSKGYAFCVYSDVSVTDIACAALNGIKMGDKTLTVRRASQGTLQPKPEQESILMHAQQQIALQRLMLQPGGPPTKVLCLTNVVSADELKDDEDYEDIVEDMRTECGKFGNLVNLAIPRPRPDGEPTPGVGKVFLEYTDVEGSSRAQQGLNGRKFGGNPVVAVFYSENKFSEADYEG